From Elusimicrobiota bacterium:
TCAAGTCCCGGCCAGATCTACTTTTTTTCAATTATTTTTAAAAACTCGGCTTCAGAAAGGATCTTAACGCCTAATTGCTGGGCTTTTTTGTATTTGGAGCCGGGATTTTCGCCCGTCACAACAAAATCTGTTTTTTTAGAAACACTGGAAGTGGCTGTCCCGCCGAACTCTTGCGCCAGTTTTTCCGCTTCAGGCCTTGAAAAAGCTTTAAGTTCTCCCGTAAAAACAATGGTTTTCCCGGAAAGCAGCTGGGGCTTCTTTAAATCTTCCGGTATTTCAGGTTCGGTTGTATTTACTCCTGATTCTTTTAGTTTTTCTATAAGCGTCAAAGTTTTCGGTTGTTTGAAAAAATTTGCTATGGATTCAGCCATAACCGGGCCAATTTCATTAATCTGGGTTAATTCTTCTGCATCCGCTTTAATCAGTTTGTCAATTACACCATAATGCCGGGCCAAGGTTTGTGCTGCTTTTTGGCCTACGTGGCGCAGGCCTAAGGCGTAAAGCAGCCGGGACAACGGTTGTATTTTACTTTTTTCTATTTCTTTAAGCAAATTATCAGCTTTTTTGTCTTTAACAAGCTCAAGTTTGAAAAGGTCTTTTTTCGTGAGCGCATATATATCGTCGAAACTTTTCACTATTTTTCCATTTATCAATTGTTCCACAATAGCATAACCCAGCCCCTCAATGTCCATAGCGTCACGGTTGGCGAAATGAAGCAGGCTTCCTGAAAGCTGGGCAGGGCACGAAGGGTTTATGCACCTGTAGGCGACTTCATCTTCTTTTTCTTTCACTATATTGCCTGAACATTCCGGGCATTTATCAGGGATTTTTACCGCTTTTTCTTTTCCTGTTCTTTTACTTTCGATTACTTTTATAACTTTCGGGATTACTTCCCCTGCCCGTTCTATTAAAACCGTATCCCCAATTTTTATTCCGAGCCGTTCAATTTCGTCAAAATTATGCAGAGTCGCATGTGAAATTATTACACCGGCGCATTCTACAGGTTCCAGGTCTGCTACAGGCGTTAATGCCCCGGTCCTTCCAACCTGGACCCTGACATCAAGAATTTTTGTTGTAGCCTGCCTTGCGGGAAATTTATAGGCTATAGCCCATCGCGGAGATTTCATGGTCTGGCCAAGGGCCGTTCTCTGTTTGAGAGAATTGACCTTAATTACCATTCCGTCAATTTCAAAGGGAAGTTTATCACGCTCTTCCTGCCATTTCAGACAATAGCCGATTGCTTCGTCAATTGTTTTGAAAAGTTTTGTATTTTCTATTGTTTTTAATCCAAAATTCCGGCAAAGTTCAAGAAATTCCCAGTGTGTTTGAAAATTGATACTGCCTTTGAAGTTTCCATAGGAATGGACAAAAAATCTCAAATGCCTGGAAGCTGTTATCTTCGGGTCTTTCTGGCGCAGGCTCCCGGCGGCTGCATTGCGCGCATTAGAGAAGATTTGAATGTCTTGTCTTGCTAAAGCATAATTAATTTCCTGGAAGTCCTTCTTGTTTATAAATACCTCTCCGCGTATTTCAATTGTCTCGGGAAAACTCTTAATGTTTTTAGGCAGTATGAGAGATAATGGTATAGACCGGATGGTTTTAACGTTAAGAGTAATATCTTCGCCGGTATCGCCGTCACCCCGGGTCGCCCCGTTGTTGAGCAAACCATGTGAATAGGTTACAGAACAGCTTATCCCGTCTATTTTTGGTTCAACTACAAATTCATATTCTGTCTCGGGAATAGTTTTATTTATGCGTTTTTCCCATTCAATCACTTCTTCTTCCGAGTAAGTGTTATCCAGGGAAAGCATCGGCGAGGTATGCTTAATAGTTTTAAATTCTTTGGTAATCTCGCCTGACACTCTTTGTGTAGGCGAGTCCGGCGTTATGAGTTCAGGGTGTTCTTTTTCCAGCGCCTGAAGTTTTTTTATAAGTTTATCATATTCAGTATCGGAAATATCAGGCTGGCTCTTTACGTAATAGAGGTGGTCGTGGTGTTTAATTTCTTTTCGGAGTGATTCTATGAGGTGTTTCGTGTCAGGCATTTTTTTCCAGGGCTTTTTTTGCTTCCAATTTCACAGAATCACTTTTGTCTTTTAATGCTTCGGTCAGGGCGTTTTCGGCAGTTTTGTCGGGTAAGAATTTACTTAAAGCCCAGGCGGCGCGCATTCTTACCGAGTCCGGGGTAAGATTGTTTGATTTAAAAAATGATTTCCTGCCTTTCAGGAATTTAATCAGGGTTGGCAAAGCTCTTTTATCTCCCAACATGCCGAAGGTTATCGCTAATTCTTCCTGCAGGGTTACATTTTCAACGTTAGAAATACTTAACAGCCGGTCCAGTGCTTCTGTTTGTTTGAGTTCGCCGACTATTTTAACTACATCAGCCATCAAATCCTTATCAGATAATCTTTCTAAAAGGAGACCTCTGGTTTCCGGAGTGTTCATTTTATAGAGATGCCTGAGAATCATTTTCTTTACTATGGGATCCGGATAATCAAGGAGTTCTTTTAGTTTATCCGTAATGTTTATTGTCGTGAATTCATCAAAAATATTTATTATTTTTTTTAGTGTCTCTGTATTTGTGGTCAAATTAAGTGATTTAATGAAATTCTTTACAGCCATTTCCCCGATATTGCGCAAAGCAATAGCGGCAATTTTGCGGGTTCTATAGTCATCAGATTCTTTTATGACAGCCATCAGGGTATCACCCATTGTGTCTTCCATAAGGGACACAATTTCCATGGCATTTTTTTGTCGTTTATCTACGCCAGATTTGAGTTCAGCAATTATTAATCCGCTCAGGTCGCCCGCAAGCTTCACAAAATTGCGTCCTGTAACATCCCTGCGTTCCTTATCCCCTTCGGTTTCGGAATAAAGATGTTGTTTGATTAATTTTAGTATAGAAATGGCTTCTTCAATCTGGTTGTTTAAAATGTGCTGGAACACTCTTTTGGCGAGCAAACTTACCAGGTCCTGGTATATTTCAATATTTTTTTCTTTTTGAAATACCGCAAGAAACGTTTGTTCCATGTTCTTGAGAATTTTTTCTTTTTGGAAAATAACGAGCACGTCGTAAATTTGCATTAACGTTCTTATGGTTTCGCTTCTTACTTTCATGGAGGGCTGTTTCAAATTCTCAGCCATTTTATTTGTTATTTTCTCCGCTACTTCTGAAAGTTCAGACTGGCAAAGCTGTTTAACCATCCGGGGCAGGCTGCCGCGGATTTCAGGATCCAATAGAGACAGGCTGTCTTTTTCAAGAATTTTGTCTACCTGCAGTACCAAGGTAGGTTCTTCTTTTTTTATCCACACAGGCAATTCGTCGAGCACGCCGACATGGAGCAATTCTTCGTAAAACCGGAAAGGGATATTTCTTGCTGAGGGCGAGCTAAGTATTTTACCCAGAAAACTTTTAAGGCCGCTTAATTGCTCAAGCGCTTCAAATTCAGTTTTACTGGTGCGTTTTATGTCTTCATACCAGAGCGCGATTTCGTCAAATATTTCCCTGATTTTTTCTTTTGGAAGCGATGAAAGAACGGCCTCTTTAAGGCCGGATTGTTCTATTTTCCCGGGTAAAGGGCGGTCAAAAAATTCTTTTAAATTTGCGGGGTCCAGCGTGGCAAGTTTTTTTGCGAGCGTGTCCGTAATACCTTTTTTTGTTTTTATGTCCGGGACGGCGTCCATTGAATCATAAATTTCACGCAGGGACGCCATAAATGCCATAGGATCTCCCTGCAGGTTGTCTACCAGGGCTGAGATTTTATTAACTACCTCTTCGCCTTCTTTTATGGCAACATATTTTACCGCATCTACTGCTATGCTATTTACATTTTTTGATTTTAATACGTCCGAAACACCTCCACCGGTTTCCTTGAATTTTGTTTTATCTTTTGAGGTTATTAAGTCCATGAAAACGGAAAGTTCGGCAGGGTTTATGCCTTTTCTGAAAGTGATGCTTTGTATTTCTAATTCGGCGAGCAAGGCAAGTATGAAAGTGTCGGTAAGCGCTTTTATTTCCTGGTCGTCGATAAGCATTTTATGGTGCGATTCGTTTATCGTTAGAGTATCCTGGGTTTGGAGGTATTGTACAATTTCGGCGTGCAGTGAATTCAGGTTGTTTATGACTATCTGGCTGCCCGGAGGGTATATTTTATAGTTGCTGACTACAGATCGGAAAAGTTTAATGATTTTTCCAGCGAGCTCAATGTTTATTTGCGCCATTTCTGCTCCAACTATTTCCCGGTTTACGGGACTTCCCGGGCCTGTTTGATTTTATCCAGGATGCCGTTTACGAATTTACCAGAATCGGAAGTTGAATATTTTTTTGCTATTTCGACTGCTTCGTCAATTATCACGCTGATAGGTGTTTCGGGGGTTTTCAGGATTTCAAAGGCGCCGATCCGGATAATATTTCTGTCTATGGCTGCCATCCTGGAAATGTTCCAGTTTTGGGTATATTTATTTATTTGAGAATCTATTTCTTCGGTATTTTCCAGGGTGCCGCTTACAATCTGGTCCATAAAGCTCTTTACGTGCACATGCATAGTATTCCCATTTGTTATGATGAATGTCGCCTCTTCTTTGGTTAAATTGGCTACATCAACAACATAGAGAACTTTGAGTGCAGTTTCCCTGGCTTCTCTTCGTAATCCCATTTCAAAAAACCTGAAATTTACTCTATATTTGGCCTATGAGGTTGGCCATTTCTATTGCTGCTTCTGCTGCCTGTGACCCTTTGTTTCCGGCTTTAGTTCCGGCGCGTTCGATTGCCTGTTCCAGGTTGTCGCAGGTTAATATACCGAATATAACCGGTACGCCTGAATCAAGCGAAACCTGGGCGATCCCTTTGGTAACTTCGTTGGCGATATACTCGTGATGCGGTGTGTCACCCTGGATTATCGCGCCCAGGCATATGATCGCATCATATTTCTTGCTGCCTGCCATTTTTTTCGTTACAACCGGCATTTCAAAAGAACCCGGAGTCCAGACAACATCAATGTTTTTCTCGTCAGCAGAGTGCCTTACGAGCGAATCAATAGCGCCTTCCAGCAGTTTGCCTGTGATAAACTCATTGAACCTCGATACTACAATACCAAATTTTTTGCCTTCTGCCAACATCTTGCCCGAAAAAGTTTTAACCATCCATCCTCCTATTTTATCAGACTGCCACATTCCCTCCGAAAAACGTTCTCCTACCCGGTTCACTCTATTTTGAGCTCTAAATTTTTCCCAAGGCGCTCAAAAAAGGTTTTCTCCGGGAACGTTGCACCCTGACATTATATTGTTTTTATTAAACCGTAGTCAATAAATGCCCAAATTTCTGTTTCTTTGTGTTTAAATATTTTTTGCCCATTTTTGTGTGAAGTCTAATTTCAATCGGAATCCTTTTTATAACTTTTAAACCATACCCCTGAAGCCCGGCAATTTTGCGGGGATTATTTGTCAACAATCTTATGGTTGACAACCCCAGGTCTGCAAGTATTTGCGCACCGATACCATAATCTCTCAGATCCGGTTTAAACCCAAGTTTTATGTTCGCTTCAACCGTATCATAACCCTGGTCCTGCAGTTTGTAGGATTTTAATTTGTTTATGAGCCCGATTCCCCTGCCTTCCTGGTGCATGTATAACAAAACGCCCCTGCCTTCATTTTCAATCAGCTCGAGCGCTTTATTTAGTTGTTGGCCGCAATCACACCGAAGAGAGTGTAACACATCTCCGGTAAAGCAGGAAGAATGAACTCTTGCTAAAATGTTTTTTTTGCCTGAGACAGTCCCTTTTACCAGGGCTATATGATATTCTTTTTTAATTGTGTCCTTATAGAGATAAAGGCAAAAATCGCCGTTTTCCGTAGGAAGCCCGGTAAAGAGTTCCATTTTTATAAGTTTTTCATTTTTCCTGCGGTACTCAATCAAGTCTGCGATCGTTATAATTTTTAATTTGTGCTTTTTTGAAAATTTTAATAACTGGGGCAGGCGCGCCATTGTGCCGTCTTCATTCATGATTTCGCAGATTACGCCGGAAGGATACGTATCCGTGCCGGCAAGTTTACTGAGGTCAACTGAGGCTTCAGTGTGGCCCGATCTGACCAAAACTCCGCCTTCTTTATAGCGCAACGGAAATATATGGCCGGGTTTTATTAAATCCTCAGGTTTTGTTTTCGGGTTCAGGATAGTTTTTATCGTCAAAGCGCGGTCATGCGACGATATACCGGTTGTCGTTCCTTTTTTGGCATCAACGGAAACAGTGAAAGCCGCTTCTTTGGCTTCCTGATTATTGTCAACCATCGGGGAAATTTTCAATTCATCCAGCCTTTTACCTTCAACGGCGACACAAATAAGGCCGCGGCCGTATTTTGCCATGAAATTTATTTTATCAGGGGTTATTTTATCCGAACAGCAGACCAGGTCACCCTCATTTTCCCTGCCCGGATCGTCGACAACAATAACAATTTTGCCTTTTTTTAAGTCAGAAATTGCCTCGGGAATTGTTGCAAATTTGGTTTTCATCTTATGAAGCCCGTCCTTTTGAGCAAATCAAAAGAAATTTTTCCGGTTTCTTTCTGGTTTTGTCGGGATTTTTCCAAATATTTTGCCATTATGTCTGTTTCCAGGTTGATAGTATCTCCGGGTTTTTTGAAATTTAAAGTTGTGTTTTTTAGAGTATGAGGTATAATAGCGGCAGTAAATGAATTTGAGTTTTTGATATCAGCAATTGTAAGACTGATACCGTCTACAGCTATAGAGCCTTTCCTGACAATGAACTTGTTGAGTTCTTTCGGGTATGAAAATTCAAACATTTTTGAGTTTTTATCATTTTTAACGGATACTATTTTACCGATACCTTCAATATGCCCTGTTACAATATGTCCGCCAAGCCTGGAATCGTTTTTAAGGGAGCGTTCAAGGTTAACCCTGGAGCCGGATCTTAATTCACCCAAATTGGTCAGTTTTAAGGTCTCACCGGACACATCAGCCCAAAAGGTATATTTTGAGGTTGATTGGGAGCTGATTTTGGTTATTGTCAGACAGGCCCCATTTATGCTTATACTGTCCCCTATTTTGAGGCCGTCAAGGCTGGTTGAAGCCTCCAAACCGGGCTTACCCGCCTTGCTAATTGTGCCCAAATCTTCAATTATTCCTGTAAACAAGAAAAACTCCTATTTTTTGATTTTTGCTGATATCATCAGGTCTTCACCGGACTTATTAACAACCCAATTAGTCAGATTTATCGATTGTTCAACCAGATTTACTCCTATTCCTTCAACTGGTGTAATAGCATCCTTGCCGCCTATAACTTTAGGGCTTACAAAGCACATGATTTCATCAGCGATACCTTGTTCAATGGCTTGAGCGTGTGTGTTGCCGCCGCCTTCTATTAATAAGGAAGCCACACGCTCTGCGGCCAAATATTTAATAAGTTCCTTTAAGTTTATGATTCCTTTTAAATTTGAACGTATACCAACGCAATATTGATACTTTTTACAAATTTGTTCAAGTTTAGGTTTAAGTAATTTGTCTTTTGATTTATCATAAAATATGATGGTTTTGGATTCCTTATTTAGTACATTTGAATTTAAGGGTATTCTTAGATCTGGATCTATTATTAACCTTACAGGGTTTCTCCCTTTCCCATGGGTTGTAAGGTATGGGTTATCCTTTAAAACAGTGCCTATTCCTACTAAAATAGAGTCAATTTGGCCCCGCATCCTATGAACCAGATCACGGCTGGTTTGAGAACTTATCCACTTTGAATCCCCAGCCTCTGTGGCTATCTTCCCATCTAAGGACATAGCCCATTTTAGAGTAATATAGGGTAGTTTTTGGGTTACCCATTTTATATAGGCCTTATTCAGTTCTTTAGCTTCAGACTCCAGTAAGCCGGTTGAACATTTTATACCGTTTTTTTGGAGTATTTTTACCCCCCTGCCATTGACTGCCGGGTTTGGGTCTTTCATGGCTATGAACAACCGTTTTATGCCTGAATTAAGTACAACTGGTACACAAGGGGGTGTTTTCTTTTTTGTATGACTGCAGGGCTCCAGGGTGAGGTACATGGTTGCTTTGTTCAGGGGCTTTTTTACTTTGGATAAAGCTTCGATTTCAGCATGAGGTCCGCCAAAGTATTTGTGGTAACCGGTTGATATTATTCTGTCACCTTGAGTAATAACACAACCAACCATAGGGTTTGGGCTTACTCTGCCTGCGCCCTTTTGGGCTAACTTTAACGCCAACTGCATGAATTTTGTGTCTTTGTCCATCGGATCCCTGCCCAAAAACCAAGATGGAAGCGGTTTTTGGGTTTCGCCCTGCTCAAAAAAAATCCCCGTAAAGATATTCATCCTTCGGGGTTATATGATAGCAGCTATATTAAACTGATTTATTTTATTCTTCTACCATCCGGACTATACCGTCGGCACAGAAATTCCATCTGTTCAACCCCGGCACTTTGACCGGAGTTCGCGGGCTTTCGCTCCACGTTTCACTTGGAGCCTCAAACCGCCGGTGAGGATCTTCCCCTCGCCCCGAAGAATACCTAAACATATTACAAAAATATATAAAGAAAGTCAAGAATTATTTGATAAAATTCAAGTTACTTTTTTTTTGTTATTTCTTCAAGTTTGCTTAACGCGGAAACCCTGGCATTCTTATCAGGTATTTTTTGGATCCACTTCCTGGTTTTATTTACATCAAATGGTTTTTTTAGATTAAGCTCAGGGAAAAACCCGTATTGCTTCTTTTTTCTTGTAAAAAGATAAAGACAGTCAGCCAATGCTTTTTCAGGTTCGGCTATAAGAAAACTCTCTGACCCCTTATACCAGCCAAACCCCGCGAAAAATTTAGGGGATATTTTATGCACAATAAATGTACCAACTGTTGTTTTTATTTTCCTCGTATGGGCAGTTGAAGCCAGAGTTATGGTTTGCGGAATCTGTTCAATAATTCCATGCAGGTGTAAGGCGCTTAAAAAAGAAACATATACCCTGCCTCCCCTGAAAAGATGAGGGATAACCATATAGGGGCTCAATGGTTTATCCGCCGCTTCAACCCAGATCCCGCGATAAATCTTTTTTGCGATAGTATGCTGGCTGAGATAATTGAGTGCCTGGCTTACAGCGGACATGCTTTTACC
This genomic window contains:
- the ribD gene encoding bifunctional diaminohydroxyphosphoribosylaminopyrimidine deaminase/5-amino-6-(5-phosphoribosylamino)uracil reductase RibD — protein: MNIFTGIFFEQGETQKPLPSWFLGRDPMDKDTKFMQLALKLAQKGAGRVSPNPMVGCVITQGDRIISTGYHKYFGGPHAEIEALSKVKKPLNKATMYLTLEPCSHTKKKTPPCVPVVLNSGIKRLFIAMKDPNPAVNGRGVKILQKNGIKCSTGLLESEAKELNKAYIKWVTQKLPYITLKWAMSLDGKIATEAGDSKWISSQTSRDLVHRMRGQIDSILVGIGTVLKDNPYLTTHGKGRNPVRLIIDPDLRIPLNSNVLNKESKTIIFYDKSKDKLLKPKLEQICKKYQYCVGIRSNLKGIINLKELIKYLAAERVASLLIEGGGNTHAQAIEQGIADEIMCFVSPKVIGGKDAITPVEGIGVNLVEQSINLTNWVVNKSGEDLMISAKIKK
- a CDS encoding riboflavin synthase — its product is MFTGIIEDLGTISKAGKPGLEASTSLDGLKIGDSISINGACLTITKISSQSTSKYTFWADVSGETLKLTNLGELRSGSRVNLERSLKNDSRLGGHIVTGHIEGIGKIVSVKNDKNSKMFEFSYPKELNKFIVRKGSIAVDGISLTIADIKNSNSFTAAIIPHTLKNTTLNFKKPGDTINLETDIMAKYLEKSRQNQKETGKISFDLLKRTGFIR
- the nusB gene encoding transcription antitermination factor NusB produces the protein MGLRREARETALKVLYVVDVANLTKEEATFIITNGNTMHVHVKSFMDQIVSGTLENTEEIDSQINKYTQNWNISRMAAIDRNIIRIGAFEILKTPETPISVIIDEAVEIAKKYSTSDSGKFVNGILDKIKQAREVP
- the ligA gene encoding NAD-dependent DNA ligase LigA — protein: MPDTKHLIESLRKEIKHHDHLYYVKSQPDISDTEYDKLIKKLQALEKEHPELITPDSPTQRVSGEITKEFKTIKHTSPMLSLDNTYSEEEVIEWEKRINKTIPETEYEFVVEPKIDGISCSVTYSHGLLNNGATRGDGDTGEDITLNVKTIRSIPLSLILPKNIKSFPETIEIRGEVFINKKDFQEINYALARQDIQIFSNARNAAAGSLRQKDPKITASRHLRFFVHSYGNFKGSINFQTHWEFLELCRNFGLKTIENTKLFKTIDEAIGYCLKWQEERDKLPFEIDGMVIKVNSLKQRTALGQTMKSPRWAIAYKFPARQATTKILDVRVQVGRTGALTPVADLEPVECAGVIISHATLHNFDEIERLGIKIGDTVLIERAGEVIPKVIKVIESKRTGKEKAVKIPDKCPECSGNIVKEKEDEVAYRCINPSCPAQLSGSLLHFANRDAMDIEGLGYAIVEQLINGKIVKSFDDIYALTKKDLFKLELVKDKKADNLLKEIEKSKIQPLSRLLYALGLRHVGQKAAQTLARHYGVIDKLIKADAEELTQINEIGPVMAESIANFFKQPKTLTLIEKLKESGVNTTEPEIPEDLKKPQLLSGKTIVFTGELKAFSRPEAEKLAQEFGGTATSSVSKKTDFVVTGENPGSKYKKAQQLGVKILSEAEFLKIIEKK
- the ribE gene encoding 6,7-dimethyl-8-ribityllumazine synthase, translating into MVKTFSGKMLAEGKKFGIVVSRFNEFITGKLLEGAIDSLVRHSADEKNIDVVWTPGSFEMPVVTKKMAGSKKYDAIICLGAIIQGDTPHHEYIANEVTKGIAQVSLDSGVPVIFGILTCDNLEQAIERAGTKAGNKGSQAAEAAIEMANLIGQI
- a CDS encoding bifunctional 3,4-dihydroxy-2-butanone-4-phosphate synthase/GTP cyclohydrolase II, producing the protein MKTKFATIPEAISDLKKGKIVIVVDDPGRENEGDLVCCSDKITPDKINFMAKYGRGLICVAVEGKRLDELKISPMVDNNQEAKEAAFTVSVDAKKGTTTGISSHDRALTIKTILNPKTKPEDLIKPGHIFPLRYKEGGVLVRSGHTEASVDLSKLAGTDTYPSGVICEIMNEDGTMARLPQLLKFSKKHKLKIITIADLIEYRRKNEKLIKMELFTGLPTENGDFCLYLYKDTIKKEYHIALVKGTVSGKKNILARVHSSCFTGDVLHSLRCDCGQQLNKALELIENEGRGVLLYMHQEGRGIGLINKLKSYKLQDQGYDTVEANIKLGFKPDLRDYGIGAQILADLGLSTIRLLTNNPRKIAGLQGYGLKVIKRIPIEIRLHTKMGKKYLNTKKQKFGHLLTTV